A single Rhopalosiphum padi isolate XX-2018 chromosome 4, ASM2088224v1, whole genome shotgun sequence DNA region contains:
- the LOC132929242 gene encoding COP9 signalosome complex subunit 2 yields the protein MSDTEDVYMCEDDEDYGLEYSEDSNSEPDVDLENQYYNSKSLKEKDPNASLVSFQKVLDLEAGEKGEWGFKALKQMIKINFRLSNFDEMMNRYKQLLTYIKTAVTRNHSEKSINSILDYISTSKNMDLLQNFYETTLDALKDAKNDRLWFKTNTKLGKLYFDLADYNKLTKILKQLHASCQTDNGEDDLKKGTQLLEIYALEIQMYTAQKNNKKLKELYEQSLHIKSAIPHPLIMGVIRECGGKMHLEEGHFSKAHTDFFEAFKNYDESGSPRRTTCLKYLVLANMLMKSGINPFDSQEAKPYKNDPEILAMTNLVQAYQNDDIKEFETILKNHRKNIMDDPFIREHIEALLSNIRTQVLIKLIKPYTRVHIPYIATELNIEESDVESLLVTCILDETIKGRIDQTNQVLTLTLVDSATNRYAAIDKWTNQLDTLNLSISQKIF from the exons atgtcCGATACCGAGGATGTATATATGTGTGAAGATGACGAAGATTATGGACTT gAATATTCAGAAGATAGCAATTCTGAGCCCGATGTGGATTtggaaaatcaatattataattccaaATCGCTAAAAGAAAAGGATCCTAATGCTTCATTAGTGTCTTTTCAAAAAGTATTGGATCTTGAAGCTGGTGAAAAAGGAGAATGGGGTTTCAAAGCTTTGAAACAAATGATCAAAATTAATTTCCGTCTC aGTAATTTTGACGAAATGATGAACCGTTATAAgcaattattaacatacataaaaaCTGCTGTCACTCGGAATCATAgtgaaaaatctataaattcaattttagattatatttcaacttcaaaaaat atgGATTTATTGCAAAATTTCTATGAAACGACTTTAGATGCATTGAAAGATGCTAAGAATGATAGACTTTGGTTCAAAACTAATACAAAATTgggtaaattgtattttgatttaGCCGATTACAATAAACTGACAAAAATTCTGAAGCAGTTGCATGCTTCCTGTCAA ACTGATAATGGCGAAGACGATCTTAAAAAAGGTACCCAACTATTGGAAATTTATGCTTTagaaatacaaatgtatacagCACAaaagaacaataaaaaattaaaagaacttTATGAACAGTCACTCCATATTAAATCTGCTATTCCACATCCTTTAATTATGGGTGTTATTCgag aaTGTGGTGGTAAAATGCATTTAGAAGAAGGCCATTTCTCTAAAGCACATACTGATTTTTTTgaagcttttaaaaattatgatgaatCAGGAAGTCCTCGTCGTACAACTTGCTTAAAATACCTAGTTTTGGCAAAcat GTTGATGAAATCTGGTATCAATCCATTTGATTCACAAGAAGCTAAACCTTATAAAAATGATCCAGAAATATTAGCGATGACTAACTTAGTCCAAGCTTACCAGAATGATGACATTAAGGAATTTGAAACTATCCTAAAGAAtcatcgtaaaaatataatggatGATCCATTCATTAGGGAACATATTGAAG ccTTGTTAAGTAATATTCGTACTCaagtattgataaaattaattaaaccttATACTCGTGTTCATATACCATACATTGCAACTGAACTCAATATTGAAGAAAGCGATGTAGAAAGTCTTTTAGTTACATGTATTCTAGATGA AACCATTAAAGGCCGCATTGATCAGACAAATCAAGTGTTAACTTTGACACTAGTTGATTCAGCAACCAACCGTTATGCAGCCATTGATAAATGGACCAATCAGCTGGATACTCTCAATTTATctatttcacaaaaaatattttaa
- the LOC132929245 gene encoding NADH dehydrogenase [ubiquinone] 1 beta subcomplex subunit 8, mitochondrial: MALPRVINGMLRTKAIYSVSSRSVVSHEPWKPGPYPKTEAERLAAAKKYGLLPEEYAPHPDDGLGFGDYPKLPDIGQDSKSEYYPWDCPEHNRNFGEILHVHADMWGSDKGDPNYREKSRFPDWQRVLSLFAAVFGISGLMLSGDYLCKRYRPFMPKQWPQENVKYYTYSDKYF; encoded by the exons ATGGCTTTGCCCCGTGTGATTAACGGGATGTTACGCACCAAAGCTATATATTCAGTGTCTAGCAGAAGTGTGGTATCACATGAACCCTGGAAGCCCGGTCCATATCCAAAAACTGAAGCAGAACGACTTGCTGCTGCAAAGAAGTATGGCCTGCTACCAGAAGAGTATGCACCCCACCCAGATGATGGTTTAGGTTTTGGTGACTACCCAAAGTTACCAGACATTGGCCAGGATTCTAAAAGTGAATATTATCCATGGGACTGCCCCGAACATAATAGAAACTTTG gtGAGATATTACACGTTCATGCTGACATGTGGGGTTCCGATAAAGGTGACCCAAATTATAGAGAAAAATCTAGATTTCCTGATTGGCAGAGAGTGTTGTCATTGTTCGCTGCAGTTTTTGGAATAAGTGGATTGATGCTTTCTGGGGATTATTTGTGTAAACGATATAGACCATTTATGCCTAAACAATGGCCTCaagaaaatgttaaatattatacttattcagATAAATATTTCTGA
- the LOC132930173 gene encoding cyclin-dependent kinase 9 produces the protein MTNLNGVLTPPSTPSPNLLQMNMAREREKYLEEYNFPFCEAATKFEKLAKIGQGTFGEVFKARDKKNHKFTVAMKKILMENEKEGFPITALREIRILQLLKHDNVVNLLEICQTRATQFNRYRSTFYLVFEFCEHDLAGLLSNTKVKFSLGEIKQVIQQMLNGLYYIHSNKILHRDMKAANVLITKTGTLKLADFGLARAFSAQKNGQPNRYTNRVVTLWYRPPELLLGDRNYGPPVDLWGAGCIMAEMWTRSPIMQGNSEQQQLTLISQLCGSITPEVWPKVESLDLYNQLELVKGQKRKVKERLKPYVRDPMGCDLLDKLLVLDPAKRFDADSALNHDFFWTDPMPCDLSKMLSQQTQSNFEYLAPRRLNNHQSSAMRPASTVPSQGTSTSTTSGFHERVF, from the exons ATGACGAATTTAAATGGTGTGTTGACACCACCGTCAACACCATCACCCAATCTGCTGCAGATGAACATGGCTCGTGAGAGAGAGAAATACTTGGAAGAGTATAACTTCCCATTTTGTGAAGCTGCcacaaaatttgaaaaactgGCAAAGATTGGTCAAGGCACTTTTgg tgaagTGTTCAAAGCACGagacaaaaaaaatcataaatttacagTTGCTATGAAAAAAATTCTCATGGAAAATGAAAAAGAAGGA TTTCCAATCACTGCTCTTAGAGAAATTCGAATATTACAACTATTAAAGCACGATAATGTAGTAAATCTATTGGAAATCTGTCAAACTAgag ctaCTCAGTTCAATCGTTAtcgttcaacattttatttggtGTTTGAATTCTGCGAGCATGATTTAGCTGGTCTGCTATCAAATACTAAAGTGAAGTTCAGTCTTGGAGAGATTAAGCAAGTAATTCAACAAATGCTCAATGGCCTCTACTACATACACAGTAACAAG ATATTGCATCGTGACATGAAAGCAGCAAATGTATTAATTACCAAAACTGGGACATTAAAATTGGCTGATTTTGGTCTAGCTAGAGCATTCAGTGCACAGAAAAATGGTCAacctaatag atatactaATCGAGTTGTAACATTATGGTATCGCCCTCCCGAGTTGTTGCTTGGGGATCGTAATTATGGTCCGCCTGTAGACTTGTGGGGAGCTGGATGCATCATGGCTGAAATGTGGACTCGTAGTCCAATTATGCAGGGTAATTCTGAACAACAACAGTTAACTTTAATATCTCAACTATGTGGTTCAATAACACCAGAAGTCTGGCCTAAAGTTGAATCTTTAGATTTGTACAATCAATTGGAATTGGTTAAAGGACAAAAACGAAAG GTAAAAGAACGACTAAAGCCCTATGTACGTGATCCAATGGGTTGTGATCTATTAGATAAACTCTTAGTATTGGATCCAGCCAAAAGATTTGATGCTGATTCAGCTTTAAATCATGACTTTTTCTGGACAGATCCTATGCCATGTGATTTGTCTAAAATGTTGTCTCAACAAACACAaagtaattttgaatatttggcTCCACGCAGACTCAATAATCATCAGTCATCTGCCATGCGACCAGCGTCAACCGTTCCAAGTCAAGGGACGTCTACATCTACTACTTCCGGTTTTCACGAACGTGTTTTCTAG
- the LOC132929244 gene encoding co-chaperone protein HscB homolog: MFMTRYWRTSMFGNSLLRTVRQNVHHSGARQLSEPSYLQKDNIRYNNFKGHPYVTYDGFKCWNCQTILDIRPCLFCKNCSIIQSPEDQNLNYFELFNINVQYEIDTVQLTSNFRKLQNLMHPDRFSNKTEEEQLLSESFSSLLNKSYTTLLNPLLRGLYMLHLGGLSIDEDSITMDTTFLYEIMDWNEKVEEVNTKESLEGLKKDVDDMLIDLYTELSKAFSENNQNQAKVLLSKAKFFSTLLEKIKNKEL, translated from the exons atgtttatgactCGGTATTGGCGTACAAGTATGTTTGGAAATAGCTTATTAAGAACAGTACGCCAGAACGTTCACCATTCTGGAGCTAGACAATTATCAGAGCCCTCATATCTACAGAAAGACAATAtcagatataataatttcaagggCCATCCATATGTAACTTATGACGGATTCAAATGTTGGAACTGTCAAACGATATTAGACATCAGACCATGTctgttttgtaaaaattgctCAATAATTCAGTCACCTGAAGaccagaatttaaattattttgagctTTTTAACATCAATGTTCAGTATGAAATTGATACTGTACAGTTGACATCAAATTTTAGAAAACTACAAAACCTTATGCATCCAGACCGATTTTCCAACAAAACTGAA GAAGAACAATTActatcagaatcattttcttctCTTTTAAACAAATCTTATACTACTCTATTGAATCCACTTTTAAGAGGCCTTTATATGTTACACCTTGGTGGTTTGAGTATTGATGAAGATTCTATAACAATGGATACcacatttttatatgaaatcatGGATTGGAATGAAAAAGTCGAAGAAGTTAATACAAAAGAATCTCTTGAAGGTTTGAAGAAAGACGTTGATGATATGTTGATCGACTTATACAc GGAATTGTCAAAAGCTTTTAGTGAAAATAACCAAAATCAAGCAAAAGTATTGTTATCAAAAGCCAAATTCTTTTCAACATTgctggaaaaaattaaaaataaagaattataa
- the LOC132930412 gene encoding solute carrier family 35 member F5 isoform X1, which produces MHNLSQRLTLGLLLLLLADIIWIMSSKLINYVPYQTDDYKKPFFFAYTKASIFTLYFLIYILFKELRKPCGNQTNYMFVNFDTIENDDDDDEDDNVFTDETERLSTASYVPIKNPSVTSGTESDDSGTVKPNNKVVRFNKVAEVRHLSETEATEALMARLSYAATIRAREICRLSRQLLNLHQTAKLAFTVAPLWGVANLLHQVSMVYMEHTLVSVVLSTTSFFTLLLSLFFVTPPTDRFTVTKLITVLFSITGNVIITLPDSHFSFSEINVGFALSLCSAIFYALNIVTLRSWVDHEDKLDIILYFGLVGLFNVLMFWPLFIFLHYFELETFEWPNKQQAISLFINGVVKATLPEVIWLWGCLLTSSIIATMSIGLTIPMSLMLYGISSQNKSDNERFLLPSFYLGLVPTTFSYFCLIWLTYRFNYNQNEYNCLSRCQRKNLIRLRDSDAEQAESLIQIHETDKEV; this is translated from the exons ATGCACAATCTGTCCCAAAGACTTACACTTGGCTTGTTGTTATTACTGTTGGCAGATATAATATGGATTATGTCATCAAAACTCATTAAC taTGTTCCTTACCAAACTGACGATTACAAAAAGCCATTTTTCTTTGCCTATACCAAAGCTTCAATATTTACTCTCTactttttgatatatatattatttaaggaatTACGGAAGCCTTGTGGAAACCAAACTAATTATATG tTTGTTAATTTTGATACAATTGAaaatgatgacgatgatgatgaagaTGATAATGTTTTTACTGATGAAACTGAAAGATTA AGCACAGCAAGCTATGTTCCCATTAAAAATCCTAGTGTGACTTCTGGTACAGAGAGTGATGATTCAGGAACTGTTAAGCCAAATAATAAAGTTGTTCGATTTAACAAAGTTGCtgag gttaGACATTTGTCTGAAACAGAAGCAACCGAAGCATTAATGGCTCGTTTATCATATGCTGCTACAATTAGAGCACGAGAAATTTGCCGTTTATCAAGGCAGTTACTAAATTTACATCAAACTGCAAAGCTAGCTTTTACAGTAGCACCACTT tGGGGTGTTGCTAATTTATTACATCAAGTGTCTATGGTTTACATGGAACATACCCTAGTGTCTGTTGTATTGTCCACAACTAGCTTTTTCACTCTTCTGCTATCTCTATTTTTTGTTACGCCTCCTACAGACCGTTTTACGGTCActaaattaataactgtattattcaGCATAACTGGAAAT GTTATAATTACTTTACCTGATTCTCATTTTAGTTTTAGTGAAATTAATGTTGGATTTGCATTATCCTTATGTAGTGCTATTTTTTATGCATTGAATATTGTAACATTACGATCTTGGGTAGATCATGAAGATAAATTAGACATTATATTGTACTTTG GTCTTGTTGGTCTATTTAATGTTCTAATGTTCTGGCCACTGTTCatttttcttcattattttGAACTTGAAACCTTTGAATGGCCAAACAAACAGCAAGCAATTTCATTGTTTATAAATGGAGTTGTAAAAGCAACATTGCCTGAAGTCATATGGTTATG ggGATGTTTGCTGACATCATCAATTATTGCAACAATGTCTATAGGACTAACTATTCCAATGTCTTTAATGCTGTATGGCATTTCCAGTCAAAACAAGTCTGATAATGAGCGATTTTTGTTACCATCATTCTATTTAGGTTTAGTTCCTACAACTTTCTCTTATTTTTGTCTAATTTGGTTAACATacagatttaattataatcaaaatgaaTACAATTGTCTAAGTCGTTGCcagagaaaaaatttaattag GCTTAGAGATAGTGATGCCGAACAAGCAGAATCACTTATACAAATTCACGAAACAGACAAAGaagtatga
- the LOC132930412 gene encoding solute carrier family 35 member F5 isoform X2, whose product MHNLSQRLTLGLLLLLLADIIWIMSSKLINYVPYQTDDYKKPFFFAYTKASIFTLYFLIYILFKELRKPCGNQTNYMFVNFDTIENDDDDDEDDNVFTDETERLSTASYVPIKNPSVTSGTESDDSGTVKPNNKVVRFNKVAEVRHLSETEATEALMARLSYAATIRAREICRLSRQLLNLHQTAKLAFTVAPLVIITLPDSHFSFSEINVGFALSLCSAIFYALNIVTLRSWVDHEDKLDIILYFGLVGLFNVLMFWPLFIFLHYFELETFEWPNKQQAISLFINGVVKATLPEVIWLWGCLLTSSIIATMSIGLTIPMSLMLYGISSQNKSDNERFLLPSFYLGLVPTTFSYFCLIWLTYRFNYNQNEYNCLSRCQRKNLIRLRDSDAEQAESLIQIHETDKEV is encoded by the exons ATGCACAATCTGTCCCAAAGACTTACACTTGGCTTGTTGTTATTACTGTTGGCAGATATAATATGGATTATGTCATCAAAACTCATTAAC taTGTTCCTTACCAAACTGACGATTACAAAAAGCCATTTTTCTTTGCCTATACCAAAGCTTCAATATTTACTCTCTactttttgatatatatattatttaaggaatTACGGAAGCCTTGTGGAAACCAAACTAATTATATG tTTGTTAATTTTGATACAATTGAaaatgatgacgatgatgatgaagaTGATAATGTTTTTACTGATGAAACTGAAAGATTA AGCACAGCAAGCTATGTTCCCATTAAAAATCCTAGTGTGACTTCTGGTACAGAGAGTGATGATTCAGGAACTGTTAAGCCAAATAATAAAGTTGTTCGATTTAACAAAGTTGCtgag gttaGACATTTGTCTGAAACAGAAGCAACCGAAGCATTAATGGCTCGTTTATCATATGCTGCTACAATTAGAGCACGAGAAATTTGCCGTTTATCAAGGCAGTTACTAAATTTACATCAAACTGCAAAGCTAGCTTTTACAGTAGCACCACTT GTTATAATTACTTTACCTGATTCTCATTTTAGTTTTAGTGAAATTAATGTTGGATTTGCATTATCCTTATGTAGTGCTATTTTTTATGCATTGAATATTGTAACATTACGATCTTGGGTAGATCATGAAGATAAATTAGACATTATATTGTACTTTG GTCTTGTTGGTCTATTTAATGTTCTAATGTTCTGGCCACTGTTCatttttcttcattattttGAACTTGAAACCTTTGAATGGCCAAACAAACAGCAAGCAATTTCATTGTTTATAAATGGAGTTGTAAAAGCAACATTGCCTGAAGTCATATGGTTATG ggGATGTTTGCTGACATCATCAATTATTGCAACAATGTCTATAGGACTAACTATTCCAATGTCTTTAATGCTGTATGGCATTTCCAGTCAAAACAAGTCTGATAATGAGCGATTTTTGTTACCATCATTCTATTTAGGTTTAGTTCCTACAACTTTCTCTTATTTTTGTCTAATTTGGTTAACATacagatttaattataatcaaaatgaaTACAATTGTCTAAGTCGTTGCcagagaaaaaatttaattag GCTTAGAGATAGTGATGCCGAACAAGCAGAATCACTTATACAAATTCACGAAACAGACAAAGaagtatga
- the LOC132930412 gene encoding solute carrier family 35 member F5 isoform X3 — protein MMTMMMKMIMFLLMKLKDYTIFIQSTASYVPIKNPSVTSGTESDDSGTVKPNNKVVRFNKVAEVRHLSETEATEALMARLSYAATIRAREICRLSRQLLNLHQTAKLAFTVAPLWGVANLLHQVSMVYMEHTLVSVVLSTTSFFTLLLSLFFVTPPTDRFTVTKLITVLFSITGNVIITLPDSHFSFSEINVGFALSLCSAIFYALNIVTLRSWVDHEDKLDIILYFGLVGLFNVLMFWPLFIFLHYFELETFEWPNKQQAISLFINGVVKATLPEVIWLWGCLLTSSIIATMSIGLTIPMSLMLYGISSQNKSDNERFLLPSFYLGLVPTTFSYFCLIWLTYRFNYNQNEYNCLSRCQRKNLIRLRDSDAEQAESLIQIHETDKEV, from the exons atgatgacgatgatgatgaagaTGATAATGTTTTTACTGATGAAACTGAAAGATTA TACTATTTTTATACAGAGCACAGCAAGCTATGTTCCCATTAAAAATCCTAGTGTGACTTCTGGTACAGAGAGTGATGATTCAGGAACTGTTAAGCCAAATAATAAAGTTGTTCGATTTAACAAAGTTGCtgag gttaGACATTTGTCTGAAACAGAAGCAACCGAAGCATTAATGGCTCGTTTATCATATGCTGCTACAATTAGAGCACGAGAAATTTGCCGTTTATCAAGGCAGTTACTAAATTTACATCAAACTGCAAAGCTAGCTTTTACAGTAGCACCACTT tGGGGTGTTGCTAATTTATTACATCAAGTGTCTATGGTTTACATGGAACATACCCTAGTGTCTGTTGTATTGTCCACAACTAGCTTTTTCACTCTTCTGCTATCTCTATTTTTTGTTACGCCTCCTACAGACCGTTTTACGGTCActaaattaataactgtattattcaGCATAACTGGAAAT GTTATAATTACTTTACCTGATTCTCATTTTAGTTTTAGTGAAATTAATGTTGGATTTGCATTATCCTTATGTAGTGCTATTTTTTATGCATTGAATATTGTAACATTACGATCTTGGGTAGATCATGAAGATAAATTAGACATTATATTGTACTTTG GTCTTGTTGGTCTATTTAATGTTCTAATGTTCTGGCCACTGTTCatttttcttcattattttGAACTTGAAACCTTTGAATGGCCAAACAAACAGCAAGCAATTTCATTGTTTATAAATGGAGTTGTAAAAGCAACATTGCCTGAAGTCATATGGTTATG ggGATGTTTGCTGACATCATCAATTATTGCAACAATGTCTATAGGACTAACTATTCCAATGTCTTTAATGCTGTATGGCATTTCCAGTCAAAACAAGTCTGATAATGAGCGATTTTTGTTACCATCATTCTATTTAGGTTTAGTTCCTACAACTTTCTCTTATTTTTGTCTAATTTGGTTAACATacagatttaattataatcaaaatgaaTACAATTGTCTAAGTCGTTGCcagagaaaaaatttaattag GCTTAGAGATAGTGATGCCGAACAAGCAGAATCACTTATACAAATTCACGAAACAGACAAAGaagtatga
- the LOC132930547 gene encoding F-box only protein 17-like produces MMDVLKNHHEPFDLLPDEMVVYTLSFIDADTLLDCRLVCKRWRELIDAYVFQEKASRENKYVNNGRGYYSFSKIDSNNIRKLELPWYVFHVICKYDPFNRNLVKNHCGQNEYTHWNITNDHNWWTIEQTPQGAPPLPDDPDFDGHTSCFVSTYRLCSKRQKIIFKNYGLNDIVMKTLQPEISVSEWYTGRFDCGCKYALRATVHDRNDKLIEQHNYNDVLPQWEANIWTKASHSFKNQSNASQLILYHSGVDTQYWAGHYGTKISGSVVKILLPIKFKCAES; encoded by the exons atgatggatgtattaaaaaatcatcaTGAGCCTTTTGACTTACTACCGGATGAAATGGTTGTATACACATTAAGCTTTATCGATGCAGATACCCTTTTGGATTGTAGACTTGTATGCAAAAGATGGCGAGAACTTATAGATGCATACGTATTTCAAGAAAAAGCTTCACGAGAAAATAAGTATGTGAATAATGGTAGAGGGTACTACAGTTTTTCCAAAATTGATTCAAATAATATCAGAAAGCTAGAATTGCCATGGTACGTGTTTCATGTCATATGCAAATATGATCCATTTAATAGAAATTTAGTGAAAAACCACTGTGGACAAA atGAATATACACATTGGAATATAACTAACGATCATAATTGGTGGACTATTGAACAAACACCACAAGGTGCTCCTCCATTACCTGATGATCCTGATTTTGATGGCCATACAAGCTGTTTTGTATCAACATATCGATTATGTTCAAAGAGGCAAAAAatcatattcaaaaattatggtTTGAATGATATTGTCATGAAAACTCTTCAACCTGAAATTTCAGTTAGTGAATG GTATACGGGTCGTTTTGATTGTGGTTGCAAATATGCATTAAGGGCAACTGTTCATGATAGAAATGATAAGCTAATAGAACAACACAATTACAATGATGTTTTACCTCAGTGGGAGGCTAATATTTGGACAAaa gcttcacattcatttaaaaatcagaGTAATGCATCTCAATTAATTCTATATCATTCTGGAGTAGACACACAGTATTGGGCTGGTCACTATGGTACCAAAATATCTGGTTCTGTAGTAAAAATTTTGCtaccaataaaatttaaatgtgccGAGTcttag